In Onychostoma macrolepis isolate SWU-2019 chromosome 04, ASM1243209v1, whole genome shotgun sequence, one DNA window encodes the following:
- the wu:fc23c09 gene encoding wu:fc23c09: MKPLMLLFWIFAVPVHTIVLQPSVNVTVMQNVSAEGDLWAERKLDRLMEALNTEEEKRSEEEVTMQEAEEETDTGEEHGMKKTKRVKQTRGTDVKSKEVVEKEEQQEQNVDEHDMSDVILTKPILTAQNTSHSQEIEGDLPPTVNQKATPPTMATASQPVLNLHTKSVTVPSSFPSTSQGPATTTETLPIITTKLHTVNSTAEATGATLLVNESSTNDDLRVELHVMNSSKLHPLEEVSVDAAAMAARAGPTAKAPTFIVKSKHKPKDNMTLKAKKKKVLKVKAKKTKVPKKAKKVKKFKRERKLKPTTPSYFPYFEDHYCPSECSCYGRVVQCSDKHLDKIPYGIPYNSRYILLMNNHINSIQLKLLSEYDSMEFLVLSNNHLTDETIEGSFDGIKSLKRLYIERNLLQSIPNDLPVTLEELRLDGNQVNAMSNTAFGRCPNLLILSLSNNSLGNKSSTIPPGVLLPLGKLRTLTLSYNQLASVPLQLPISLRELYLRGNRIERLQGDMFWGEAELQVLDLSVNRLTDKGLGKAALLNASRLESLNLEGNLLKQVPLHLPRSIKTLNLERNFISSIGKDAFISMPQLEHLGLARNKITKVALGAFRVLPLLHQLDMSHNALQQVPRQLPLWLHSATFSHNEIRVIPRDAFCWGQGNESPLSRLVRVHLEYNFIDLGNLDTLAFRCLRGFQVVQFY, encoded by the exons ATGAAGCCCCTCATGTTGCTGTTTTGGATTTTTGCTGTGCCTGTACACACAATTGTGCTTCAGCCAA GTGTAAATGTGACAGTCATGCAGAATGTATCAGCAGAAGGTGACCTTTGGGCGGAGCGGAAACTTGATCGTTTGATGGAGGCTCTCAACACTGAAGAGGAGAAAAGAAGTGAGGAAGAGGTCACAATGCAAGAGGCAGAAGAAGAAACGGACACAGGTGAAGAACATGgtatgaagaaaacaaaaagggtGAAACAAACAAGAGGAACTGATGTAAAAAGCAAAGAAGTAGTAGAAAAAGAGGAGCAGCAAGAACAGAATGTGGATGAACACGACATGTCAGATGTAATCTTAACCAAACCCATCCTTACTGCACAGAACACCAGCCATTCACAAGAAATTGAGGGTGATCTACCTCCAACTGTCAATCAGAAGGCCACTCCTCCAACCATGGCTACCGCCTCCCAACCTGTCTTAAACTTGCATACAAAATCAGTTACTGTACCTTCCTCATTCCCCTCCACTTCACAAGGACCAGCAACAACTACTGAAACCTTGCCTATCATAACCACAAAACTTCACACTGTGAATTCAACTGCTGAGGCGACTGGAGCCACCTTACTAGTAAATGAAAGCAGCACGAATGATGATCTCAGAGTGGAGCTCCATGTGATGAACAGCTCTAAACTCCACCCACTGGAGGAAGTGAGTGTTGATGCCGCAGCAATGGCAGCAAGGGCAGGACCCACTGCAAAAGCCCCTACATTTATAGTCAAATCAAAACACAAACCTAAAGACAATATGACactgaaagcaaagaaaaaaaaggtcctCAAAGTAAAGGCGAAGAAGACCAAAGTTCCGAAAAAAGCAAAGAAAGTGAAAAAGTTCAAACGAGAGAGAAAATTGAAACCAACAACACCTTCGTATTTTCCCTATTTTGAAGATCACTACTGTCCCTCAGAATGTTCCTGCTATGGGAG GGTTGTGCAGTGTTCCGACAAACATCTGGACAAAATACCTTACGGAATTCCTTACAACTCCCGCTACATTCTCTTAATGAACAACCACATCAATAGCATTCAACTGAAGTTGCTCTCTGAGTATGACTCCATGGAGTTCCTGGTGTTAAGCAACAACCATTTAACAGACGAGACGATCGAGGGTTCCTTTGACGGGATCAAGAGCCTTAAGAGACTATACATAGAGCGGAACCTTCTCCAAAGTATCCCAAATGACCTGCCTGTTACTCTAGAGGAGCTACGGCTGGATGGGAACCAGGTAAATGCAATGTCCAACACAGCCTTCGGACGCTGCCCAAACCTGCTGATCCTCAGCCTGAGCAACAACAGCCTGGGGAACAAATCATCCACTATCCCTCCAGGAGTTCTTCTACCGTTGGGCAAACTTCGGACGCTTACACTTTCCTACAATCAGCTTGCCTCTGTTCCCCTGCAGCTGCCCATCAGTCTTCGAGAACTTTATCTGAGAGGCAACCGAATTGAACGCCTCCAAGGCGACATGTTCTGGGGCGAGGCGGAGCTGCAGGTCCTGGATCTAAGTGTGAATAGATTGACCGATAAAGGTCTTGGGAAGGCAGCACTACTGAATGCCAGTCGCCTCGAGAGTTTAAATCTAGAGGGCAACTTACTGAAGCAGGTTCCTCTCCATCTACCCCGCAGCATAAAGACCCTTAACTTGGAGAGAAACTTCATCTCTAGCATTGGCAAAGATGCTTTTATCTCAATGCCTCAGTTGGAGCACCTAGGCCTAGCAAGAAACAAGATCACTAAAGTGGCCCTTGGTGCCTTCCGGGTTCTTCCACTTCTGCATCAGCTAGACATGAGTCACAACGCCTTACAACAGGTACCAAGGCAGCTCCCGTTATGGCTCCACTCTGCAACATTTTCACACAACGAGATCCGTGTAATTCCACGTGATGCTTTCTGTTGGGGTCAAGGCAATGAGTCTCCTCTCAGCCGCCTAGTCAGGGTTCACCTGGAATATAACTTCATAGATCTGGGCAATCTGGACACGTTGGCCTTCCGTTGCCTCAGAGGCTTTCAGGTGGTGCAATTTTACTAA